The DNA segment GGTCGAAGGCGAGGGTGGAGGGGAGCCCGCGCCCGAGCGCGGCCTCCAGCCGGTTGCGCAGCTCCACCGCCTGCAGCGAGGTCATCCCCATCTGGAAGAAGCCCTGCTCCGGCCGGATGGAGCCCGGCTCCTCCACCCCCAGCACCCCGGCCAGCTCCTCCTGGAGCTGCCGCACCAGCACGCCGCGGCGGCGGGCCGGCGGGGCGTCCTCCAGCGCGGCGGCCAGCGCCGAGCGGCGCCGCTCTCC comes from the Longimicrobiaceae bacterium genome and includes:
- a CDS encoding acyl carrier protein encodes the protein GERRRSALAAALEDAPPARRRGVLVRQLQEELAGVLGVEEPGSIRPEQGFFQMGMTSLQAVELRNRLEAALGRGLPSTLAFDHPTVGALAGFLLAELLPEAPAAPAAEAPADELEALDEDELLALFDRELEAINE